Proteins encoded together in one Miscanthus floridulus cultivar M001 chromosome 16, ASM1932011v1, whole genome shotgun sequence window:
- the LOC136510934 gene encoding secreted RxLR effector protein 161-like, which translates to MEERLKLTKASIAAKVDATLYRSIGGGHRYVVHTRPDIAFAVGYVSRFMEGPREDHWAMVKRLLRYVKRTMDQGIIFPKTDGSRLQLTVFSDADMAGDIDGRRSTSGVLVFLGLAPISWLSLKHKVVALSTCEAKYVAAATIAC; encoded by the coding sequence atggaggagcggctgaagctgacgaaggccagtatcgcggcgaaggtggatgcaacactctaccggagcatcggcGGTGGTCATCGCTAcgtagtccacacgaggccggacattgcgttcgccgtaggctacgtcagtcgcttcatggagggtcccagagaggatcactgggctatggtgaagcggctactgcgctatgtCAAGAGGACGatggatcaggggatcatcttcccTAAGACCgacgggagtaggctgcagctcactgtgttcagcgatgcagacatggcgggggacatcgacggacgacggagcacctctggcgtgctcgtcttccttgggttggctccaatttcatggctgtcgctgaaacataAAGTGGTGGCGCTGTCTACGTGCGAGGCAAAGTATGTAGCAGCGGCCACAATAGCATGCTAA